A single region of the Legionella oakridgensis ATCC 33761 = DSM 21215 genome encodes:
- a CDS encoding peptidylprolyl isomerase has product MILIHTSKGDIRLQLDEENTPNTTTNFLNYVRKGFYNNTIFHRVIDGFMIQGGGLTANMETKATEAPIKNEARMAKPNKRGTIAMARTMEPHSATAQFFINVVDNSFLNYSGEQAQTYGYCVFGEVVDGMDIVDSIAKVKTGHRKGHSDVPEEDIIIKEIREIES; this is encoded by the coding sequence ATGATCTTAATTCACACTTCAAAAGGTGATATTCGTTTGCAACTGGATGAAGAAAATACACCGAATACCACAACAAATTTCCTTAACTACGTTCGTAAAGGCTTTTATAATAATACGATTTTTCATCGTGTTATTGACGGGTTTATGATTCAAGGTGGCGGGCTGACTGCGAATATGGAAACCAAAGCAACAGAGGCTCCAATTAAAAATGAAGCAAGAATGGCCAAGCCAAACAAGCGAGGAACCATTGCTATGGCAAGAACCATGGAACCACACTCTGCAACCGCACAATTTTTTATCAATGTGGTTGATAACTCTTTTTTAAATTACAGCGGTGAGCAAGCTCAAACTTATGGGTATTGTGTGTTTGGAGAAGTTGTGGACGGTATGGATATTGTGGATTCTATTGCCAAAGTAAAAACAGGCCATCGCAAAGGGCATAGTGATGTGCCGGAAGAGGACATCATCATTAAAGAAATTCGTGAAATAGAATCCTAA
- a CDS encoding glycoside hydrolase family 3 protein — protein MLSLILVTYSSLSFSAGVSLKDKIGQMFIIGFEGKTIETDAPIIKAIEENNIGGVILFDYNLKTERFDKNIESPAQVQTLNQTLQKIAKKANVSQHRDDIPLLISVDYEGGEVNRLRKEYGFPETYPAKAIGQMPIEQAETIARKMAGTLKSSGFNLNFSPVLDLDINPNNPIIGKLKRSFSANPYTVANYAHLFSSQFLNQGIQCAYKHFPGHGSSDGDSHLGFVDVTDTWHEEEIIPYQEQFTQSSHCGMVMTAHLVNRKLDPSGVPATLSYAILTELLRHQLQFDGVIITDDMQMKAIADNYGLEQALTMAINAGADMLIFGNQLSETPQDPTELVDIVMKKIAQGEISEQRIDEAYQHILKFKQTIA, from the coding sequence ATATTATCACTCATTTTAGTGACATACAGCAGCCTATCTTTCAGCGCTGGCGTCAGTTTAAAGGATAAAATAGGCCAAATGTTCATTATAGGTTTTGAAGGCAAAACCATTGAAACCGACGCTCCTATCATAAAAGCAATCGAAGAAAACAATATTGGTGGAGTCATTCTGTTTGATTATAATTTAAAAACGGAACGGTTTGATAAAAATATAGAAAGCCCGGCACAAGTGCAAACGTTGAATCAAACTTTGCAAAAGATCGCAAAAAAAGCCAATGTTTCTCAGCATCGCGATGATATTCCTTTACTCATTTCTGTTGATTATGAAGGTGGAGAAGTAAATCGTTTAAGGAAAGAATATGGATTTCCTGAAACGTATCCAGCTAAAGCCATAGGCCAAATGCCGATAGAACAAGCTGAAACAATCGCTCGCAAGATGGCTGGAACATTGAAATCATCCGGGTTTAACTTGAATTTTTCACCAGTATTGGATTTAGACATCAATCCAAACAACCCTATCATTGGAAAGCTCAAACGCAGTTTCTCAGCAAATCCCTATACTGTCGCCAATTATGCTCATCTATTTTCCTCGCAATTTCTAAACCAAGGAATCCAATGCGCGTATAAACATTTTCCCGGACATGGAAGTTCTGACGGAGATTCTCATCTTGGTTTTGTCGATGTCACCGACACGTGGCATGAAGAAGAAATTATCCCTTATCAGGAACAATTTACTCAATCCAGCCATTGTGGCATGGTCATGACTGCTCATCTTGTCAATCGCAAACTAGATCCTTCAGGAGTACCAGCAACACTGTCCTATGCTATATTAACTGAATTATTACGCCACCAATTACAATTTGATGGTGTCATTATTACCGATGATATGCAAATGAAAGCCATTGCTGATAATTATGGTCTGGAACAAGCGCTGACTATGGCAATTAATGCCGGAGCAGATATGCTTATTTTCGGCAATCAACTCAGTGAGACACCACAAGATCCAACCGAATTAGTTGATATTGTCATGAAAAAAATTGCTCAGGGAGAAATATCAGAACAACGAATAGACGAGGCTTACCAGCATATTCTTAAATTTAAACAAACAATAGCATAA
- a CDS encoding L-threonylcarbamoyladenylate synthase codes for MRIIDNIEKAQELLSQGKIIAYPTEAVYGLGCDPFNQWAVERLLALKKRAVDKGLIVLIADWTQLSPLIDTVPEALLSKVKKSWPGPVTWVFPKSKIVPDWLSGHRDTIAIRMSAHPIARQLCYSNPIISTSANVSGKSPARDVESLSLQFPQGIDAIIAGELGGESQPSAIFEVFSGKRLR; via the coding sequence ATGAGAATTATTGATAATATTGAGAAAGCACAAGAACTTCTGAGTCAAGGAAAAATTATTGCCTATCCAACGGAGGCGGTTTATGGACTCGGTTGTGACCCATTTAATCAATGGGCTGTTGAGCGCTTACTGGCGCTAAAAAAACGCGCAGTTGATAAAGGTTTAATTGTGCTGATTGCTGATTGGACGCAATTAAGTCCTTTAATAGATACAGTGCCCGAAGCTTTACTGAGCAAGGTTAAAAAAAGCTGGCCTGGGCCGGTGACCTGGGTATTCCCAAAATCTAAAATAGTTCCTGATTGGCTTAGCGGCCATCGCGACACCATAGCGATTCGTATGAGTGCACATCCTATTGCCCGGCAGCTTTGTTATTCAAATCCTATCATATCCACCAGTGCCAATGTGAGTGGCAAGTCTCCTGCACGTGATGTGGAAAGCTTGTCATTGCAATTTCCCCAAGGTATCGACGCTATAATAGCTGGCGAGTTGGGAGGAGAGAGTCAACCCAGCGCCATTTTTGAAGTATTCAGTGGTAAACGTCTACGCTGA
- a CDS encoding amidohydrolase codes for MQFFLIIFTFLFIKLIYPSALYASEIRSSAMLCRNADKIFTNATFLTMNPNQPVAKAVAVTKERIVAIGEKKQLLNRCQGENTKIINLKNTIVTPGFIDTYSQFVLYGWLANHAFDVSTSNVFQRDDWKPVKTLDQFLTTIKHQPKNRDQWLIISGFDESKIHGGQLTTAMLDDIADNSPVIVFSSSAEKALLNHAAMDKIKQQDDGKTLAIEADGSVSGTSLNTLLNKLIPPNEVAEAIKTAANRYARQGYTTVTQVYGPNDWLPIYDELTQNANLPVDVIYNPSTLADKQRLDIIYKDNPRLYPGPLLLQVDGPVQDFSAYLTRPYTQSSPPRSIDWRGTLKQSTEGIEKTISEANKNGLAIAIDSHGDAALDLSLNAIQKIQSVSKNHKPTPVILNMQYVREDQLTRMRQMGIKASWFGPYLYYWGESMCYEGLGSERAHRSNPVATAEKILGNTSVHAGTPSASPAPLQIMNWLITRKVQKWNYPVNRKCPPYFAIEERVNAQDALQMFTIHAAELYGIDEDKGSLALGKLADMAILSGNPLNSNLETITVLGTITRGIVHWNEPQDH; via the coding sequence ATGCAATTTTTTTTAATAATTTTTACTTTTTTATTCATTAAATTAATATACCCTTCTGCTTTATACGCCAGCGAAATTCGTTCTTCTGCAATGCTTTGCCGCAATGCTGATAAAATCTTCACAAACGCCACTTTCCTTACGATGAATCCCAACCAACCTGTCGCCAAAGCGGTGGCCGTCACCAAAGAACGAATCGTTGCCATCGGTGAAAAAAAACAATTATTAAACCGATGTCAGGGGGAAAATACGAAAATAATTAATTTAAAAAATACGATCGTTACTCCAGGGTTCATCGATACTTATTCTCAATTTGTTCTCTATGGATGGCTTGCTAACCATGCTTTTGATGTATCAACAAGCAATGTCTTTCAGCGCGATGATTGGAAACCAGTTAAAACCCTGGATCAATTTTTAACGACCATTAAACACCAACCAAAAAATCGAGATCAATGGCTGATTATCAGTGGTTTTGATGAAAGCAAAATACACGGTGGGCAATTAACAACAGCCATGTTGGATGACATTGCAGATAATTCCCCAGTCATTGTTTTCTCTTCCTCAGCAGAAAAAGCCCTTCTTAATCATGCCGCCATGGATAAAATCAAACAACAAGATGATGGGAAAACTCTCGCCATTGAAGCAGATGGCAGCGTCAGCGGTACTTCTTTAAACACGCTCTTAAACAAGCTCATCCCCCCAAATGAAGTCGCGGAAGCCATTAAAACCGCCGCAAATCGCTACGCTCGCCAAGGATATACTACCGTTACACAAGTCTATGGACCAAATGATTGGCTGCCAATTTATGATGAATTAACACAGAATGCAAATCTCCCTGTAGATGTCATTTACAACCCAAGTACTCTCGCTGATAAACAACGGCTAGATATCATTTATAAAGATAATCCACGCCTCTACCCCGGGCCTTTATTGCTTCAAGTTGATGGTCCGGTACAGGATTTTTCTGCTTATCTAACTCGTCCCTATACACAATCCTCTCCTCCTCGCAGCATTGATTGGCGCGGCACGCTCAAACAATCGACGGAAGGCATCGAGAAAACCATCTCCGAAGCCAATAAAAACGGCTTGGCCATAGCAATTGACAGTCATGGTGATGCCGCCTTGGATTTGTCATTAAACGCCATTCAAAAAATACAATCGGTTTCAAAAAACCACAAACCCACGCCAGTTATTCTTAATATGCAATACGTACGAGAAGATCAATTAACTCGCATGCGTCAAATGGGAATTAAAGCAAGCTGGTTTGGCCCCTATCTTTATTATTGGGGAGAGTCTATGTGTTATGAAGGATTAGGCTCTGAACGCGCACATCGCAGTAATCCTGTGGCCACTGCAGAAAAGATCCTTGGCAATACTAGCGTTCACGCGGGAACGCCTTCGGCATCGCCTGCTCCTTTACAGATTATGAATTGGTTAATAACCCGAAAAGTACAAAAATGGAACTATCCAGTAAATCGCAAGTGTCCACCATATTTTGCAATTGAAGAACGAGTTAATGCACAAGATGCCTTACAGATGTTTACGATTCACGCAGCAGAGCTTTATGGTATTGATGAGGATAAGGGTTCACTTGCTCTTGGAAAACTCGCGGATATGGCCATATTAAGCGGCAATCCATTAAACAGCAATCTCGAAACCATTACGGTACTCGGAACAATAACCCGAGGGATAGTACATTGGAATGAACCGCAAGATCACTAA
- a CDS encoding APC family permease — MSNKKHALTVFSLTMITVGSVDSIRNLPATALFGSQLIFFFMLGAVFFLIPTALVSAELASGWAKQGGIYIWVKEAFGKRAGFLAIWLQWIENVIWYPTILSFVAGTVGYLINPSLAGNPYFLWLIIVGSFWGVTFINLRGMRSSALFSNICAISGLLLPMSLIIGLGIVWIIGGNPMQVHFGVQDVTPHWQDRSMWVSLTAIMMSFCGIEIATVHANDVQNPQRAFPYALISSVVIILSTLILGSLAIAVVLPQQEINLVAGIMQAFDAFFARYHLTWFMPVIAVMLVLGGLGGVSNWIIAPTKGLLVAAQDGNLPPAFQRANRHNAPLIMLIGQAAIVTVLSSLFLFMPSVNGSYWLLTALAAQLYMLMYLLMFAAAIKLRFKMPHHKGTFRIPGGMIGLLTVAGIGILGAFVTLAVSFLPPEGINVGSISRYELTLIVGLILMCLPPFITLKSQINREAAAQELAID, encoded by the coding sequence ATGAGCAATAAAAAACATGCATTGACTGTGTTCAGTCTTACTATGATCACGGTCGGTTCAGTGGATAGTATTCGTAATTTACCTGCTACCGCACTGTTTGGCAGCCAATTAATATTTTTTTTCATGCTAGGGGCTGTGTTCTTTCTTATTCCTACCGCGTTAGTATCTGCTGAATTGGCTTCTGGTTGGGCGAAACAAGGCGGAATTTATATTTGGGTAAAAGAAGCTTTTGGCAAACGAGCAGGGTTTCTTGCCATTTGGTTGCAGTGGATTGAAAATGTCATTTGGTATCCAACTATTCTTTCCTTTGTGGCTGGAACTGTTGGTTATTTAATCAATCCTTCATTGGCCGGTAATCCTTATTTCCTATGGTTGATTATCGTCGGTTCTTTCTGGGGTGTTACTTTTATTAATCTGCGCGGTATGCGTTCCTCCGCATTATTCAGTAATATCTGTGCCATTTCAGGCTTATTGTTGCCTATGTCATTGATCATTGGTTTGGGAATCGTATGGATTATTGGTGGCAATCCAATGCAAGTTCATTTTGGAGTACAAGACGTAACTCCGCATTGGCAGGATCGTTCCATGTGGGTGTCTTTGACGGCCATCATGATGTCTTTTTGTGGTATTGAAATTGCGACTGTTCATGCCAATGATGTGCAAAATCCCCAGCGTGCTTTTCCTTATGCGCTTATTAGTTCTGTAGTGATTATTTTAAGTACGCTGATTTTAGGTTCTCTGGCCATTGCAGTGGTATTGCCACAACAAGAGATTAATCTGGTTGCGGGCATTATGCAGGCGTTTGATGCTTTTTTTGCTCGTTATCATTTGACCTGGTTTATGCCGGTTATTGCGGTGATGTTAGTTTTAGGTGGGCTTGGCGGTGTTAGCAATTGGATTATTGCTCCAACGAAAGGGTTGTTGGTTGCTGCCCAAGATGGTAATTTGCCGCCAGCATTTCAAAGAGCAAATCGGCATAATGCCCCATTGATTATGCTGATAGGTCAAGCAGCCATCGTAACTGTTTTATCCAGTTTGTTTTTATTTATGCCCAGCGTAAATGGTTCTTATTGGTTGTTGACCGCATTGGCAGCACAACTTTACATGCTGATGTATTTATTGATGTTTGCTGCTGCCATCAAATTGCGGTTTAAGATGCCGCATCATAAAGGAACATTCCGTATCCCAGGTGGCATGATTGGTTTGCTTACGGTTGCAGGCATAGGCATTCTGGGGGCGTTTGTCACCTTGGCAGTGAGTTTTCTGCCTCCTGAGGGTATTAATGTGGGCAGTATCAGTCGCTATGAGCTTACTTTAATTGTTGGATTGATATTGATGTGTCTACCGCCGTTCATCACCTTAAAGTCGCAGATAAATCGTGAGGCAGCAGCACAAGAATTAGCGATAGATTAA
- a CDS encoding polysaccharide deacetylase family protein — protein sequence MTLNPVFCDYLRETNHEIAGHGWRWIDYATIPKEEERKHIQNCIQTIQKLTGKDVNGWYSGRRSEHTRQLLREIGGFIYDSDSYSDDLPYFEHDHLIIPYTLDCNDFRFTTSPGFSMANDFLTHLKYAFTYLYEEKRPALMTIGLHSRISGHPGRCMAIKHFIEFIKTFSNVWIARRIDIAHHWLSQNNSPPVNTIKNHSK from the coding sequence TTGACATTAAATCCCGTCTTTTGTGACTACCTGCGTGAAACGAATCATGAGATTGCGGGGCATGGCTGGCGCTGGATTGATTACGCCACCATACCAAAAGAGGAAGAAAGAAAACACATCCAGAACTGTATACAAACCATACAGAAATTAACCGGAAAAGACGTTAATGGTTGGTACAGCGGCAGGCGCAGCGAGCATACCCGTCAATTACTGCGAGAGATAGGAGGATTTATTTATGATTCAGACAGTTACTCTGATGATCTACCCTATTTTGAACACGATCATTTAATCATTCCATACACGCTTGATTGCAACGACTTTCGATTTACCACCAGCCCAGGCTTTAGTATGGCTAATGATTTTTTAACGCATCTTAAATATGCATTCACTTATTTATATGAAGAAAAACGCCCTGCATTAATGACTATTGGTTTACACTCAAGAATAAGCGGTCATCCAGGACGCTGCATGGCAATCAAGCATTTTATAGAATTTATTAAAACGTTTTCGAACGTCTGGATAGCAAGACGAATCGATATTGCTCATCATTGGTTATCTCAAAACAATAGCCCCCCAGTGAATACTATTAAAAACCATTCTAAATAA
- a CDS encoding GNAT family N-acetyltransferase — protein MKNNYIIERMTKKEVQLAIDWAAREGWNPGLYDGDCFYQTDPHGFFAGKLNGNTIAIGSAVIYDDQFAFCGFYIVDKAYRNQGYGLALTKERLAYIGQRNAGIDGVVNMLDKYSRLGYQIAHNNARYESKAFYSATQNKAIVPLTKIDFDHLVHYDRRHFPALRPTFLRCWINQPQGKSLGYMNHGQLQGYGIIRSCQQGFKIGPLFADTPDIAQELFLNLANHAHGQPIYLDIPENNPDAIHLVQHYQFKKVFETARMYLKGQPQIELNHIYGITSFELG, from the coding sequence ATGAAAAACAATTACATCATTGAGCGCATGACTAAAAAAGAGGTGCAACTTGCAATAGATTGGGCTGCCAGGGAAGGATGGAACCCGGGCCTTTATGACGGCGACTGTTTTTACCAGACCGATCCACATGGTTTTTTTGCAGGCAAATTAAATGGCAACACCATTGCCATAGGCTCAGCCGTCATTTATGACGATCAGTTTGCATTTTGTGGATTTTATATTGTTGATAAAGCTTATCGCAATCAAGGTTATGGCTTGGCTTTAACCAAAGAGCGATTGGCTTATATTGGACAACGCAATGCCGGTATTGATGGTGTCGTCAATATGCTCGATAAGTACAGCCGTCTTGGTTATCAAATAGCGCATAATAACGCTCGTTATGAAAGCAAAGCATTTTATTCTGCCACCCAAAATAAGGCTATTGTTCCCTTAACAAAAATTGATTTTGATCACCTGGTTCACTATGATCGCCGTCATTTTCCCGCCCTTCGCCCGACGTTCTTACGATGTTGGATTAACCAACCTCAAGGAAAAAGCTTAGGCTATATGAATCATGGCCAACTTCAAGGTTATGGGATCATTCGGTCCTGTCAGCAAGGTTTTAAAATTGGTCCTTTATTTGCTGATACGCCGGACATCGCTCAGGAATTGTTTTTGAATTTAGCGAATCATGCTCATGGCCAGCCCATTTATTTGGATATCCCTGAAAATAATCCCGATGCCATCCATCTAGTCCAACATTACCAATTTAAAAAAGTATTTGAAACCGCTCGCATGTATTTAAAAGGCCAGCCACAAATAGAATTAAATCACATTTATGGCATTACTAGCTTTGAATTGGGATAA
- the cfa gene encoding cyclopropane fatty acyl phospholipid synthase has product MPRDTAKKFIETMLEPTGITINGNQPWDIQVHNNELYSRFLQQGSLGLGESYMDKWWDCERLDMFFDRILRAKLDTKTKIPFRVFFTHALAKLINFQDKWGAKQGISHYNIGNSLFKAMLDKNMVYSCGYYKEANALDEAQIAKLDLICKKLQLKPGMRLLDIGCGWGGFARYAAEHYNVRVVGVTISEQQYEFAKHHCKNLDVDIRLQDYRDIQDGPFDRIASIGMFEHVGHLNYKEFMQTINRSLVNQGLFLLHSIGVDKTASLADEWIRKYIFPRGMLPSIMQTAAAAEPFFVMEDWQNFGIYYDKTLMAWYQNFVNNWHELKSQFDERFYRMWTYYLLSCAGGFRARGMQLWQIVFSKGGLDDGYMAPR; this is encoded by the coding sequence ATGCCAAGGGATACAGCTAAAAAATTTATTGAAACCATGCTAGAACCAACTGGTATTACCATCAACGGCAATCAGCCATGGGATATTCAGGTTCATAATAATGAACTGTATTCTCGTTTTTTGCAGCAAGGCTCGCTTGGTTTAGGTGAATCTTACATGGACAAATGGTGGGACTGTGAGCGCCTTGACATGTTTTTCGATCGCATTTTACGTGCAAAATTAGACACAAAAACAAAAATACCATTCCGTGTATTTTTTACACATGCCCTGGCAAAACTCATTAACTTTCAAGATAAATGGGGAGCAAAACAAGGGATAAGTCATTATAACATTGGCAATTCTCTATTTAAGGCCATGCTGGATAAAAATATGGTCTACAGCTGTGGTTACTATAAAGAAGCCAATGCCTTGGATGAGGCACAAATTGCCAAACTGGATTTAATATGCAAGAAACTGCAGTTAAAACCTGGGATGCGTCTTTTAGATATTGGCTGCGGGTGGGGTGGCTTTGCACGATATGCCGCCGAACATTACAACGTTCGTGTGGTAGGCGTTACTATTTCAGAACAACAATACGAATTTGCAAAACATCATTGTAAAAACTTAGACGTGGATATCCGTCTACAAGATTATCGTGACATCCAGGACGGCCCTTTTGATCGTATTGCCTCAATTGGCATGTTTGAACACGTCGGTCACTTAAATTATAAAGAATTCATGCAGACCATTAACCGCTCGCTGGTCAATCAAGGTTTATTTTTATTGCATTCAATCGGTGTCGATAAAACGGCCTCGCTTGCTGATGAGTGGATTAGAAAATACATTTTCCCTCGCGGCATGTTGCCATCCATCATGCAAACAGCGGCAGCAGCAGAGCCTTTTTTTGTGATGGAAGACTGGCAGAATTTCGGTATTTATTACGACAAAACGCTCATGGCATGGTATCAAAATTTTGTGAATAACTGGCATGAATTAAAAAGTCAATTCGATGAACGCTTTTATAGGATGTGGACTTATTACCTCTTATCCTGTGCTGGCGGCTTTCGCGCCCGTGGGATGCAGCTTTGGCAAATCGTTTTTTCCAAAGGAGGTCTGGACGATGGATATATGGCGCCAAGGTAA
- a CDS encoding metallophosphoesterase family protein codes for MLKIFKPVLKFEVENGMKHCLWLTDLHVDRLSKQDYRHLLHRIHNAAADAIWITGDIGNPPYNWHFLETLLTYINTTVYFVLGNHDFYGLKIEEARSRAVELMKRYANAYYLTTMPSVICNDVVLAGVDGWANTGKIPLLEKTWDGDEIQDWQGKTLSLLQDSMNREAKKDAEQLLIKCRQGMMNNILKKIVLLTHVPPGQACLGSGSPKSFQAKRTVYYSQALAEALNELKTCYPDVLFNLFSGHLHCQYHYRIGHQIHGFIMDAYHPDKPLTWISL; via the coding sequence TTGTTAAAGATTTTTAAACCGGTACTTAAGTTTGAAGTGGAAAATGGCATGAAGCATTGTCTGTGGTTGACTGATCTGCATGTTGATCGATTATCAAAACAGGATTATCGCCATTTGTTGCATCGCATCCATAATGCGGCGGCTGATGCCATATGGATAACCGGCGATATTGGCAATCCGCCCTATAATTGGCATTTTCTTGAAACGCTTTTAACCTATATCAACACGACGGTTTATTTTGTATTGGGAAATCATGATTTTTACGGATTAAAAATTGAAGAGGCACGTTCCCGGGCAGTAGAACTGATGAAGCGTTATGCCAATGCTTATTACTTAACTACCATGCCATCGGTGATATGCAATGATGTGGTATTAGCTGGTGTGGATGGCTGGGCGAATACGGGGAAGATTCCATTGTTGGAAAAAACATGGGATGGCGATGAAATCCAGGATTGGCAAGGCAAGACATTATCTTTATTACAGGATAGTATGAATCGGGAAGCTAAAAAAGACGCTGAACAATTGTTAATAAAATGCCGGCAGGGAATGATGAATAACATCCTTAAGAAAATTGTCCTGTTGACGCATGTTCCACCCGGACAAGCTTGTTTGGGGAGCGGTTCGCCCAAATCTTTCCAAGCTAAACGTACGGTGTATTATTCTCAAGCTTTAGCAGAAGCATTGAATGAATTAAAAACATGCTATCCAGATGTCTTGTTTAATCTGTTTAGTGGGCATTTGCATTGCCAATATCATTATCGTATTGGTCATCAGATTCACGGCTTTATTATGGATGCTTATCATCCTGATAAGCCATTGACTTGGATTTCATTATGA